AACCCTGTTCAGAGACATTTAAGATCCTTTCAAAATCCGTCCTGAACTCTGCAACACGTGCGCCTGCTCGGCCCTTGTCTTCCCCAGGCAGCACCCGCTTGGCCCCCGCACGAAGGACAGCGGCTGGCTGCGCTAGTGGAGTTGTACCACGGGCAGTGTCCCCTCGGCTCCCCGTGCTCGGGCCTCTTGCTGGGGAGACCCCGGTCGCGGCAGGAAAGGCCTCGGCAGGATCGGGGACAGCACAGAGGTTATGCCGTCGTGGCCGAGCTGCCCATTTCAGGCAAGGGGTACGCGAATGACAGAGATGTTAGAAAGGGCCTCAGCGAGCATACTAAAAATCCACCCAACCttaaaaaatccataaaaatccattaaaaaaaccccaaaactgatGTAAAAAGCTGTGTTCAGCAGGCACCCCCTCCGCAGGGAGGGTCGGCGGCGCAGTGGCCGCTGCCGCCCGGCTTTAACCTCAGCTGCAGTcacaagatcaaaaaaaaaaaaaagaaaaaagggagaacagCGGGAGCAGCGGTGCCGCCGGGCGCGCGGCCCCTTTAAGGCGGGGCGGCCCGCGCCCCTCGCCCGCGCGGCTGGCAGCGGCGTCACGTGGCGCGCGGTCTCGTGACCGGCcgcgagcgccgccgccggggccgcgagcGCgttgcggggcgcggggcgggggccgctcgCCAGGggccgcccctccccctcccccgccccccccggatgcgcgggccgccgccgctgccgccgagcTGCGGCgcccccgggcggggcggggcgcggcgcagcggcgctgaggggcggcgcCCGCCAAGTTGGGCGCTGAGGCGAGGGCGCCGCTTCCTCTCGGGCCTCCCGGCGCTCGCCGCTCCGGcaggagggcgggcgggcggcgccgcggccccggcatgGACAACAAGCCGCTGCTGCAGGAGAGACCCCCCGCCTACAGCCCCGCCGCGCAGGGCGCCGGCTACGAGTACGGGCAGAGCAACTACGGCGCCATccctgccccgcagcccggctTCCAGCCGCCCCCGCCCTACCCCtacccgggcgccgcggcggccgcaggTGGGTCCGGCGGGGCCGCCAGAGCCGcctcgggggcggcggggcgggggggggggaggcgcctcGCGCCCGCGGCGGGTCCGGTGCGTGGCCTGGGccgcccggcggctccgcgccgggggggcggaggggaccTTCCCCCCCCCGCGGAAGCGCCGCGCTCGCGTAATCCCGGTTTTGGGGCTCAGCCCCAGGTGCGcggggcccggctgccccggggggcggcgctgCGCCCGTGCCTCGCGCCCCGCGAAGCCCTGTTTTACGGAGTTTGCCCTCGGAACCTTCTTCCGCCGCCAAACgccggcagagggacgcggcagCGTTAGCAGTttggctcttaaaaaaaaaaaaaaaaccccaaacaaaaaaaaaaaaacccttgcccTTTTCACGCGCTTCACTGTGCTCTCTGGCCAATGTTTGCTTTTCTGAGACACTTCAGTAGTCTCGGGGAGGTTTAACGCAGGTGAGTGGATACAACGCTCCTGTTAACTGAATTAGGGCCAGTTGCCGTCgaaggaaaaagtaaaagtaGCCTCTCCGGAGAGGAGAGACTGTAGAGTTAAGGGAGTGGTTCAAAAGTTGCAAAAAGCGCTCTGAATGCAGTGGGTATTTAGACCCCAATCCTCAAGCATTGGGTTGACTCATGAGGCCATAGATAATTCCTTGTTAGTAACGTGGAGCACATTCTCCTATAATACGAAAATTGCTGATGACTTCTCATTTTAAATCGTGAAGTATTACGTTTTTCAGTACATAACTTGATTCAAGAAAGTCTGAGAACTGCACTGAAGAGAAACTCGAGCTAGGTTATACCTGGGCAAAGTGTACCTTGACTGTATGATTATGCTGCGTATCTCTAACCATCCCTTTAGGAAGCATTTattgggtttttctttcttttttttttttttaatgttaatgcaGTAGCCAAAAGCTTTCTCAGTATTCTAAATACAGTTGTTAAAATGACACATTCACTAGTTAGCCTCATGGGTTTTCTGAAAGCCTTCCCTCTGTGCTGTGCAACTTGCTTCCCTACCACTTGCATCCTGCTACCCCTGCCTGATTCTCTAGTTATAAACTTAATGTGTGGAAGTTAAGCTGGAAATCAGAGGAAGGTTCATTCAGTTTCACTAGTTTCTATGCTGGAGTGGGACATACCTGAAACATAACCTCTGGAAGTGAAATCTGTAATCCTCCtttgtttaaactgttttttcctgGTGTTCTAATGGCATTGAAACCAACTCTGAGTTAATTATTAGCTCAGTGTGCTTTTTAGGTGGTTAAAATTTACTAGATGCTTGGATTTATGAAGTGGCTTTGCAATTAGGTGTGCTGAATAGTATGTTCCAACTCTATTTTGATACAGATTTGTAAAGTACTCCATCAAAActacatttctgtttattttttccccccgttAAACAGTTCTGTTTCCATACTGTTAACCGGTTTATTGTTGTTGTGTGCTTCACACGCAGTGATTCagttgtttcttctcattttagGATATGCTGTTCCTCCACCGTCAGCACAGCCAAACTATTCAAGCACGTACACCATTATTCAACAGCCTGCTACCACCACTTCTGTAGTAGTAGTTGGAGGCTGTCCTGCCTGCAGGTAAAATTGTTCTCTAGTTGAGAAATAAACTCAATCtggatggttttttttgtttgcgaGTATGCAAGTagttacttgatttttttcaatagtttttctgtgtatgtgtgtatatagtaCAATTGAATTAATTGAAAAAGTACTAAAATAAAGCAGTGGAGTGCTTTCATTTATTCAGCATGGGCTTGTCCTGATGGGCTCTTGACCACTACTACAATTAATGTTGTAGGTTCTATATAAACGTGAATCTGTACTTTACGATGGAGGAAGATCTGTAAGTGATATTTTCAATGAAAAGGCAGTTCAGTCACAAATATAAAGCCTCAGCTCTTGAGGGAGGGGAAGACAGGAGTCCTTTCTGATGCATTTGTGACCAGATGTAGTGAGTAGCATGACTTCATAATGAAACTTCCTGTGATATTTGGCGATAGTCACTTCTGGTTATCTGGCAGTCCTGTGGAAGGTGTCCTGCCCCCATCCTAACACTATCCATGCTGTGCAAAACTGGGTGAGTTAATTGTTGGTGTTGGTTAAAAACATCAGTATTATAAGACTTTTAAAGTCTTTTACTGCAGAAGACATGGGAGGTTAATAGATTTGATTCAAAGTGTTAATCTGATGTAGGGGAGAAAACCAGAAAAAGAGTGGTCAGCTTTTTGGAATTGCAACAAAAGAACAAGTTCCCCCTTAGAGATCAACAGCTGTAAAAAAGGGAAGCAGTCACTCTGTTCTACGTTAATGCTGTAAGTCTACTGTAGTCCCTTTGCACTTCTCCATTCTTGTCATCCAGGATATTAACAAATGGGTGAGGGCAGTCAGATTGCTGCTGGTGCAGTTCAGACGCTTGTGCATCTGTCCAGCTTTATGACTCAAATGCAGTATCATTCCCTTTCTGTTAAGATGTATGGGAGTTACCCTTGCAGCATCTTGCAAGGAGGCACTTAATATTCTGCAGACCTGAGCCCTTGCTTATCCATTTCAAAACATGCATAGGAAACAGACTTGCCAGAATAGTTTAAATGATACCAGATTTCAGTGTGGTGAGTGTGATGGAGCTTGGCATAGTGTCAGATGCTATGTCTTGGATGCCTTCTGGCTTTGCTAAAACTGATGTTTGTTCAAGAGTCAGTACCTGCCCTCCAAAGCGGATTCAAATGATAAGAAGTTCTTGTGCTGTATAAAAGCAGGTGCCTGTTGAAATTCCACTTGTTAAGGCTGAAAAATGGTAGCAGCTAGAGCTATTGATCTAGAAGGAGATGTATGTTTTAAACAATGAGGGAACGTAGCCCCTGAGCTGTTCAGAGGATGTGGTAGATCCTGCCCCTTGAGTGATTACAATAAAGTGCTTGTGCTTTTGCTCAAGCAGAAGGCAGGAAAAACTCTGCATTACTCAGTAAAAGGCAAGCAGTATGCTTATGGGGGCCTTCTGGCCCTAAAGCATAAATCTGGAAGTAAATTTAATATGGAAATGGTCTTCTGCAGTAGCCTTAGGTTGGTGGACTCTTGCTGACATTTTtaggatttatttctttttctggcagTTATCCTGGGATGCTCTAGGAGACTCCTTTTGAAACAATCGTTTGCAAGTATAATATCTAACTCTAGTATCCTTTCAGCCCTATCTGGGAAAGTGAGCAAGTCTGAACCTTGTGGAAGGTGTTTTCTATCCGATAATAAGTCCCGTATTAGCCTTGCACTCCTGGAGGTACCCAGTGCTGTGTACATTGCTTCCTGTCAGATTAGTGTTGATCCGAAGTAGGGTCCTTGGACTCCTCCCATTCTTCTAAAACAAAACACCCTCTACACAAACCTCGTTCACTTTTAGATCCTCAGGTTTTGTCTCTGGCTATGAAAAAAGTTAAGCTGTGAGGATTACTATGACCTGTTGGTTACTCTGGGCCATAGTGCTGCACTGCTTAAACTGTAAGACTCTTCTGGGCACTTCTGAAATACTCTTGAGGGGGGAATCCCAAGGGCCAGTAACTGTATCTCGTAGTGGTGTGTCATAGCCGCCTTCACAATGCCAGGTTGTATTGCAAGTTCTGCTGACTctctttggaggaagagtcagAGTGTGACTCTTGGTGTCAATGATAGGAGAGAAAAATCTCAGATTGCTTGTCTTTTGACTTTATGGAGGAGTTGATAGTCTGCTACTTTAAGAGATCATTAGAAAGAACAGGGCGGCTGGATGGGAAGCATTATATCGGCAGTGTAACCCTTCATAAGGGTCAGCATTCATTTTTCTGAAGGGTTACGTTGACTGCCTCTCTTAGAAAAAGAGCTCATAATCTTCTTTGACTTCTCAAGACCTTAAGCATAGTTCTAGTTTACTTCCTTGGCCTGGAAACCTGTTACATGGGGAATGCAATATGCAACTATGCACTTGATACAACACTGAACAGAAAGATGTGAGGGCATCAATAACATACAAAACTATTAATAGTGCATAAAAATTTGGTTATTAAATAAAGCAGCATTTCTGTTACTCTTCTGATTTGATGCTGTGCATGATTATTAGAGAAGTCCATTTGCTTTAGGCCATGAGGAAAAAGCCTTGTTTGTGGCTGTGGAATAACATCAGTGATAGAGAGGGCTAATGCCCAACATGAGGATTTCTATCATGAGAAACACAAACCAGTCTCCTGTGCAATGGCATGTGTATGTGTTGCTAATTCAAATCAAAACCACTCCAACTTAAAATATATGGTGTTTGAGAAGGAGAAATATGTGCTATTTGTTTCTTATTTGGGTAGGAGTCTTGTGCTGCACAGTCATGAATGATCTTGGGGTTGATAGGCTAGCTACAGCAAAGTGGATCTTTAGGCAAAAATTATGGTACAAAGTTGTAAAAAGTTCGTAATATATCTCTAAAAGTAGCCCCTATAGAAGTAGGGTAGTATCAGCACTGCATGCACCTGGTCACTATGtattaagttttttttcttcatctgtgaAACATTGCTGCACCTGAGGGATGAGTCTCCTGTCTTGTGTGCCATACCTCTAGCTTAAGTTATTCCTTAGTCAGATCACCCTCACTCGTCACTGGTCAGCACTGCTTTCCAATTACACACTCTGGTCCTTGCTGTGTGTTTGTTCTTCCTTTGTATTGTTATAATGCCTGTGGTAGTTGCAGTCCTGTTCTCTCAGACTTAGTGTGAACGCCTCTCCCCACCCAATCCTGATGTATAGAGAATCAAACTGAGATGCAGAATGTTGTCAGTTAATTTTATTGCTTGTAGTTGACATCTGATGATTGGCCAAGTTATGCTTTTAAACTATTTTGTGTTTGCAAAGAACAGCTTGAGTCATTACAGACACTACCTGTAGAGATCCAGCCATGTAATTACCTTTCTAGCTTGGAGAATGCAGTATGGCTACTGCTCATGTGgtcactttcattttctttttctgtcttgcttCGTTTGGGTGGAACAAACCGCAAAGGAGTATTTGTTTTCCTATTACTTAATTTTTTCACGGgatctttcttcttttataaaAACATTCTCTTGATCTGAAGTTTGCAAAAGCTGGTTCTTTCAAAATCTGGGGCAAAGCCTGCGATGGGCTCTGTTCAGTTTTTATTCTCCTGTTTAGCAAGTATTCAGTTGTTCGgcagaaagggtgagagaaaggaCATAAGCCACTGCGTTATGATGGCTTTCTCTTGAGAATTATTGCAGTGGATCTCCAATTATCATAATACTGAACCCCCTTCCAGGACTGGAGGATGAAGCAAGTGGCATTAAAACTGTGTTTATTCCCAAATCTCTTAGAGCCTTCTCCCTGCCCtaggtgtgtttttgttttgttttgttgactTGACAAAGTAGTAAGATCTCAGGTTTTGatttaaattgatttttcttCAATTAAGTGCATCTCTTCTGAGAGAATGGTCTCTGGGAAAACTGCAATTAGATGAACTCCTTCAAAATTTGAATTTTTTGGTTTCGCTTCAATTACTTCAACCACAAACACGGTGTGTGGAAATTGATAGAAGCTCATTCAGGATGTGGGTTTTCTACAGTTATTAACAACAAATATAGTtaaattttatgtaaatattCTTAATATATTTTCATAATATATATTGGTTGAAAATGCAAGGAGTCAAAAAAGATGTAGCTATTTAGAGAACATCTAATATCCTGAGGGAAACCTGTGGATTTTCTGTTTCTAAGAGCAGGCTGACGTGCTACAGAGATCCTTGTGAATCTCGTGAGTAAAGCCACCTTTGAATTACCATTTCAAGAGTGCTATGCTGAAGAATAGCCATAATAGCGCAGCAGCTCCTGGCACTGATCTTAGTCATGAAAACAAGATCAGCCTGTGATGGGAATCAAAAAAACTCCCTTATACTATAGCATACAGCTTTTGTAAATGTATGCTGTGCAGACAGATTGGGGCGTTCATCCCTGCTCTGCTGTAATTTGGTGGCTGGAGCAGTTAGGGCATGAAATTCAGTAATGACTTAAGCATGTGATTGCTGTATCAAGTCTTTCTTCTTTGCAGACTTGAGCAGATGCCATGAGTCTGCCATTTGGAGTTACTGACTAGGATActtgcaaccttttttttttctgccagtcttACAGCAGAGGCACACAGCTGCTTAGAGGAAGGTCTGTTACCTAAGCCCAGAAGAGGGGAGGTGGTAAGCCTTTTAATAGGGTCTCAAGTGAGAACAGCATCGCTAGTGCAGTTTCCGTGAGAATTTTAGTCTTACTGGTCTGAACTGATTTGAGGGCAATAATCTGAACACTTCATGCAGTTAACAAGATATAGCAGGAATGTATTCCCTAATTGGTCCCTATAAAAATGATAACGTAGTCCCAAACTCCCAGGCTGTAAGTGGGCCTGAGCTGAGAGCATTCTTTTATGAGTATACCATTTGTCTTGGTGTCTGTAATCTGATAGTTAGGATTTCCTTGTAGCAATAAGGAGTtttgggagagaggaggaaaccgGTCTTGTCTGTTGGGTGACAGTGGTAACCAGaggtgtgtgtacacacactGGTGGTGAGGGGGAACAACACCAGGTCTCAAGCCAGTACGTGGATAGGTATCCACGGTGCACAAATTACTCTAATTGGCACGCTCAGCCTCGCTTGTGAGGCTGAGGTCATTGGTGTGAAGCTATAGAGCTCGTCTCTGCAATTAGTGTGTTCTCAGAATTGGAATTAAAGCAGTGGTGCTGCTTCACTTCATTAGAGAAGGCCGGCGTTCCAGGAAACGTGGCGGTTACGTACAGGCTGCTCCCATCGCCAGAATTTCTCTGGCTCTGCAGCTTGCCCTCTCTATAGGAAATAGGGCCTAAAGGTTAAGGAAGTTCAGGTAAGTCTGCAAATATTCTGGTGCCTGTTGCTTGAAAGTGACTTTTAAGGATAATAGTGTTTACATGTATGTGCAGCCTGTGTTGAGGAGAGCAGGCCGATGGCTATGTATAGATGCAGGCCCCTTTCTGTAAATATGGATCAACAACCATTCAACATGCTTTCAAGCTGAGGCTAGGGGAGCTGGCGCTTCTCTCTGTGAAAATTTAAACTGTAAGCATCCCTTGCTTACTCAGTTGCATATGTAATTGTCAATTCTCTTCCTGTTTTACTTGCAGCTAAAGATGTAAATGTGCTTAACCTAGCCGTTGTTGTATTAGCAACCATGCTGTTGTTGCATTAGCTAGGACCAACCTAACAGAGGCTATTATGTTTGTTTTCATGTCCAAAATTAAAGATTTAGTAGGCGGTTTCCAAAGCCCTTGCTCGTCACTGGTCTGACTCTGTTTAAATCTGAAGTTAAAAGCTCAGCTAACGTCAGTGGCACCGAGATGGGATACTGTTCTGAAAAATTCCACTAGTCTTGCTTGATCAGTGAGGGAGTATCTTTGTAGAAGACAGCTGGAGACACCTTTCAAGTGGAGTATAGTTTTCTTTTCAGGTTTTGCAGAGCTTGTCCTACAACCAAAATACTGTCTCTGGTTACCTGGGATGACCCCTTGGCCTTTATTTGTAAGAGATGAAAAATACTGATAAGCAACACGcatacaaaacaacaaaaataaaaaggtggTGTTAAGTCTAAAAAAATGCTCATGTTAAATTGTTCTGATGTTGTGTTTTTAAATCTGACTGTTGGCCCTTTGATACTGAGTGTTTGACTTAAGATGTTAATGGTTTAAGACTTATTTTCAAGAAAAGGTTTATCTGGAAAGTAATTTGATTTTAAATGCTTGTCAATGGGAATAATTGACCTTACTTTACAGAGTTGGCAACTGCAGTATAGCTTAAATCCAAGACACTGCTTGCAGTATAAATAAacctttcctctttatttttagatTGGGAGTGGTGCAGTTATAATCAGCTTTTATGTGGTTTATACCGTAGAACAAAATTTATGTTTGGTTACATTAATGAATCTACAGTTTGAATATGGAGTCTCTAATTACTCCACAGCTCAGGTAGGATACAAAAGCTAAAATATTCATATTCtcatttataaaaaaaagtagggatttttcttcttctaagttTAGTAATTGGCTAAACAGGGAGTGATTGGGGAAGTGTTCCATCTAAAATTAGGTGGTGACATAAATCAACAGAAGCCAAAAAGTGCTTGCGTAGTTAATGCTGTAGTAAGCCCACTGCTATAGATCTGTTATGGGAACTGACCCTGAAATAATAGGTATGTTATCATGGAGGTCACATAGTTATGGTTCAGTTACGCTTCCCAAATGAGTGTCACGTGTAACTGCCTTGGCCTGCTAGTTGGTTTGCTGTCTCCGGTGCTCCTCTGTCACTGGCCTTGGAACGCGTCCTGTGCTCGCTTTGTCCCTCGATGGTCCTTCTCCCCGGTTTTGATGTTGAATATGGATGGTGATTTTTTGAATTGGTGAAATGTTGAGCTTGGCATAAGGAATGCTTTCCAATAACCCTGTTTAGGAGGGAAGGGACTTTGAAGTAAATTCTATTTAAAGTGCCAGGGACATATGCTTACTAGTAGACTTGCCCCTTGCAAGCTGATTAAGAGGGTTGATTGTAGCGGGTTAGGCAGCAGTCATCTATGCTTGGGTTTGTAGCTACTCGGGGCTGACCAGAAGTACCCCAATTGATCCCTCTTTAATGTTTAATTAGTGTGTCTATTCCATAAGGCCAGATCAAAGTTAGGCTGCTTATTCTCTTAACTACACACACTGGTTTACTGAGGGTCACAAAGGTGGATTTGAGGACAGGGACCAAATATGAAATTAATAAAAGACAAGGAGAAGACTTAAAAACACTAACAAAGCAAGGGTTTTATGCCTACAGGAAGGAAATGCTCACTGTGTGTGAATGAAGAAGATGGTATTAGTGTAATAGCAAAACAAGGCAGGAAATACAAGAACCTTAACATGTTGTGCACTGCATACTTGGATAGATAGTATGCATTTACTGAAGTAAGGTCTTTTGGGTGTAATTGAAATCCATGGGAAAGGGACTCTGCTTTTCTTGGATGTATCCCTAGTACTGAAAACAGCCCAAATCTTTAATTACTTAGAAACATCTAGATTGTGTCTTATCCACTCTGTGCATGTAATATGTTACCTGGATAACCTGTGGAGGGGGgtgaggaggaagcagtggcCTCATCTGGAGTTCCTGAGCTGTTACCACTGATTTTTATTTGGCCTGAGAGTGCTAAGCATTTTGTGCATTTCCACAAATACAAGTCAGCAAATTCAACTTCTACATCCAGGCTtgccatttttgttttaattctaacATCTTGTCTATCACTGTCTCTGTAACCAGCTTGGCTGCGTCCAAACAGTTTTGTATCTCTCCGCATTTCAGCCCTATTAGGTTCTTACCAGAAGGTGGCACGTCTAGTAGCACATCTTTTCCCTAGTGAATGAAGTCGAAGGCCTGAGAGCCTTGTTTACTGTTCAATTCTTTAATTAGTCTATTTTTGAGAGCCAATTACAATGTAATTTACAGTTTTAATGTCCACATATGTCCCAGACAAAGAGGTTGTAAAGCAAAGTAGTTACTGTGTTAAAGCTTTCCTGTTAGCCTTAAGGCATACTGCAGAACCCCCACTTACACACAATAATGTGCTCAAGTAGGACAGCTAGGGAAAATATCTGGAAACAAGTGTTCCTAGGAAGCTCTCCCACTCTGAAAAGTCAGTCTaataaaagcatttctgctttGGGGTAGTATGCTCTGAACTCTACTTAGGGAGCTGCTTTTGAGGTTTCCTGGTAGGTTAATGGTGTAGCAATTGGTTTGGGATTAGGACTTGAAGGCTGAGTAGAAAAGGCAAATTGTTGCAGACTGCATTTTCTctactatttttctttccttttgactccCTTCCGTTGATCTACATCTTTCCTGAGATGAGATCTACTCTGGATACAGTGGTCCAGAGGAAACATTAATAATCCAGGGTATATATAAAAGGTTTACTTTACATAAGTTGCAGGCTGTAGTCCAGATATACCCTTATATGATATTTGCCTCTTTTGCAATAGTGGCAATGTCGACTGCTGTTctgttcataattttttttttttaaataacccctTCCCTGTCTCTTTTCCTGCAGTGCTGTCACCTCTGTGAATGTTTTCTCCATCTTGTATTTCAGTATTGTGGGGGATGGTCTGTggtggaaggggaagggaagcaggCACCACTCTCATTGCCTGATGGGGGTCCTGGGCTAGGGTACTTTGCTGGAGAACACTAGACATAGActaaagagaaaatattaaacaaGCTGAGCAACTCTAGTGCCTTTAACTTCCCCGAGTGCTGTTTGCTGAGGTGATGCAGGGGAGATGCAGGGCAAGTGCTGATGTGCCAAGCTGAAGGTGAATTTCTGCTTAACAGCAGAAATGGCCTGGCTCCTCCTTGTCTGTGGGCATAGTGTGTAGCTGTAGTGTAGTTTGTCAGCGCTTTCACTGTAGAGGTAGAAGTGCTTTGCATGCCAGGTGAGGGAGACATGAAGTGTCTCCAGCCCTCGTAAACCCAATGGAAATACTTGTCATCAAGCCAGCAGAAGTGAAAGACTTGATGGCACACAAGACTCTGTTCATCAGCCCCACAAGAAACACTTGCAGAGGTATCTGCTGGACagatgtgagggtggctgaatcTGACCTGCAAGAGAGATCTAGCAAACTGCATCATGAAGACAAGCAGTAGTCTGTCCTATTTCCAAGAAGCCTGAAATTTGCTCTTGCTGATGATGAGTGTGTTTAGGGTCAGTGTTAAAACTTACAGAAGAAATACTAGAGGTAAAAGTGTAATTCTGTGCTTCAAGTCCATACATTCTCGAAGTCAGCAACTCATTGTGGCAAGAATCAGTAAAGTTGTTTGAATCAAATACAGAACCCCGGCAGATCAGCTGGAGCAACTTCCTGGGTATGGCTGTCTGCTTGTTTCCTGGTGGGCCAGCCTCCCTGTATATCAGCACTCAGTGCAGACTGTCATGTCTTTTTGAAGaagatttgcaaagaaaaagggCCCACTGTCGCCTTGTGCTTGATTTGTGACGCATCCCTTCTGCTTCAGTTGGAGAATCAGATTGGTACAAAGTACTTTGTACTGTTCGATGTACCCAGTGAATGTTATTACTAATACTTCTAGTATCTGTGGGTGGCAAGCCAGAATTATTGTCCTTTTCCACATGTGTTGACTATATCAGTGTGCTGAGTATGGAGATTCCTTCCTGGAGAAAGATGATTTTATGGATTTGGGCAGTATCACTGACACTCTTAAGTTGTATTTTAAGCAGATGGATTTGTGATTGGTGATAGAGTTGTGGGGATAGAAGCTAAAAGGGACTGGAAAGATATGTGAAACTTCCCATGGCTGAGGAGGCTTTCATGAAGTGCTTTAGAGCCTTGGAAAAAAAGGTGGTACCTACCCTGGTGAGAGTAGTTCTACAAAAGCATGCCACTGGAAAAGTGGAAGGATCTTAAATCCCAGAGAGTTTGTCATAATAGCTGAACATTTGTTTTGCAGAGCTGATCTATCATTGCTTTGAGTTAGAATGTCCCTGGACGCACTGATGTCAGTGTTTAAGAACAGTTTGCAATAGCAATGTGAGATTAAAGTGCTTTTACATTGATAGGAAGATGTAACTCTGGTAGTGTGCATGCCTAActtgcagggagcagaggggtgacACTATGCTGGGTTGGCAGGAGTAGCCACAACAGGCAGCACGGACTACAACAAAATGGGCTCAGGACACTCTTGTTTTGAGACAAGAATCCGT
This region of Apteryx mantelli isolate bAptMan1 chromosome 16, bAptMan1.hap1, whole genome shotgun sequence genomic DNA includes:
- the BRI3 gene encoding membrane protein BRI3 translates to MDNKPLLQERPPAYSPAAQGAGYEYGQSNYGAIPAPQPGFQPPPPYPYPGAAAAAGYAVPPPSAQPNYSSTYTIIQQPATTTSVVVVGGCPACRVGVLEDTFTCLGVLCAIVFFPIGILFCLALRQRRCPNCGAAFG